The Amaranthus tricolor cultivar Red isolate AtriRed21 chromosome 6, ASM2621246v1, whole genome shotgun sequence genome has a segment encoding these proteins:
- the LOC130814528 gene encoding protein FAR-RED ELONGATED HYPOCOTYL 3-like: MIVGSSRKPPERPWTVRVCPGEKGKHNHPFLVYRDGHVRANRINVDIREHIRQLSATRMQPAFIMNSIRDNFPGFYASLNQIYNIRQSIRKEEMEGRTPLQHCLHMATELNYVVWTDLDNEGQLSRLLIANPTSIQMIRTWPYVVLIDTTYKTNKQKWPLCEVNGMMPTNHNFLVAFCLMRDEAAVSYSWVLQGLRDIFGTAQTPSVIVTDRDEGLSAAIRDVFPDVRHLLCIWHIGNDVENMVDKLCGGKKNQQGQVFRKSRWNPLVESSTIEEYEDKWQVIVSTWSVRNKKVVRYLTGTWIPLREKFVRAWTNDCLHLGNRTTSRVESQHSSFKYYLGSGNSSFDTLFKRAHAQITNQQATIRQALQDSMSSVQRSM; this comes from the exons atgattgtaggaagtagtcgtaaaccaccagaaagaccttggacagtaagggtgtgtcctggtgaaaagggaaaacataaccacccgttcttggtgtacagagatggtcatgtaagggcaaataggattaatgtagacattcgggagcacatacgacagcttagtgcaaccagaatgcaaccggcctttattatgaattctattagagataattttcctggtttttatgctagtctgaatcagatatataatattagacaatcaataaggaaagaagagatggagggtaggactccccttcaacactgtcttcatatggccacagaacttaattatgtggtatggacagacttggataacgaagggcaattgagcagactattaattgcaaatcctacctctatccaaatgatacgtacgtggccgtatgttgtgctgatagatacaacgtacaaaacgaacaaacaaaagtggccactatgtgaagtgaacGGAATGatgccaaccaatcacaatttcttggttgcgttttgtttgatgcgagatgaggcggctgtgtcgtattcgtgggtgctgcagggattgagagatattttcggcactgctcagactcctagcgtcattgtaaccgatcgagacgaaggtttatctgcagctattcgtgacgtcttcccag atgtgcggcatttgttatgcatctggcatattggcaacgacgttgagaacatggtggacaagttgtgtggcggcaagaaaaatcaacaagggcaggtattcaggaaaagtagatggaaccccttggttgaaagttctacgatCGAGGAATATGAAGATAAATGGCAAGTgatcgtcagtacgtggtcggttaggaacaaaaaggtcgttcggtatttgactggaacatggattccactgagagagaaatttgtccgtgcgtggacgaatgattgtttacacttgggtaaccggactaccagcagagttgaaagccaacactcgtcttttaagtattaccttggtagcggtaatagctcattcgatacccttttcaaaagggcgcacgcacagattacaaatcagcaagctacaatccgacaagcgctacaggattCCATGTCTTCTGTACAAAGATCGATGTGA
- the LOC130814529 gene encoding probable anion transporter 5: MQEKRFPKRYLIVLLTFICTSVCYIERVGFSVAYTIAADAAGVNQSSKGTILSTFYYGYACSQVPGGWAAQKIGGRRVLLLSFVLWSLTCALVPLDPNRVFMLVFARLLVGVAQGFIFPSIHTVLAQWVPPHERSRSVSLTTSGMYLGAAAGMLVLPSLVKFKGPQSVFVAEAALGAMWSLLWFKYASDPPRSEHPKAAASGFGENLLPVKGHHKFKVENGGGLVKTSKIPWKKILVSLPVWAIVVNNFTFHYALYVLMNWLPTYFEQGLKLSLQDMGSSKMVPYLNMFIFSNIGGVVADHLITRKLMSTTRTRKFLNTLGFIVASLALMALPMFRTPGGAVFCSSVALGFLALGRAGFAVNHMDIAPRYAGIVMGVSNTAGTLAGIVGVELTGQLLEAAKVANYEISSPESWRSVFVIPGLLCILSSVVFVLFSTGERIFD, encoded by the coding sequence ATGCAAGAAAAGAGGTTTCCAAAACGTTACTTGATTGTACTTTTAACATTCATATGTACGTCTGTATGCTACATAGAGCGAGTCGGGTTCTCAGTTGCTTATACGATTGCTGCTGATGCTGCTGGTGTTAATCAATCTAGTAAAGGCACGATACTTTCTACGTTCTACTATGGATATGCCTGTTCACAAGTGCCGGGTGGGTGGGCAGCTCAGAAAATAGGAGGCAGGCGTGTGCTTTTGCTTTCATTCGTCTTATGGTCTTTGACTTGTGCTCTAGTCCCATTAGATCCTAATCGAGTTTTCATGTTGGTTTTTGCACGCCTTCTAGTCGGAGTAGCTCAAGGCTTTATCTTTCCTTCGATTCACACCGTATTGGCCCAATGGGTTCCTCCACACGAAAGGTCTAGATCCGTTTCTCTTACTACATCTGGGATGTACCTAGGTGCTGCTGCAGGAATGCTTGTGCTTCCGAGCCTGGTGAAGTTCAAGGGGCCTCAGTCTGTCTTTGTAGCCGAAGCAGCACTTGGAGCCATGTGGTCGCTGCTTTGGTTTAAATATGCATCTGACCCTCCTAGATCAGAGCACCCCAAAGCCGCTGCTTCTGGTTTTGGAGAAAATTTATTGCCCGTCAAAGGGCATCACAAGTTCAAAGTCGAGAACGGAGGGGGTTTAGTCAAAACTTCGAAGATACCTTGGAAGAAGATTTTGGTTAGCTTGCCGGTCTGGGCTATAGTAGTCAACAATTTCACATTCCATTACGCTTTGTACGTACTTATGAATTGGCTACCGACATATTTCGAGCAAGGCCTAAAACTTAGTCTTCAAGATATGGGTTCTTCCAAAATGGTGCCGTACCTCAACATGTTCATATTCTCAAATATCGGTGGGGTGGTTGCTGATCATCTCATCACAAGAAAGCTTATGTCTACAACTCGGACAAGAAAGTTTTTAAATACGTTAGGATTTATCGTAGCTTCCCTTGCATTGATGGCGTTGCCCATGTTTAGAACCCCTGGTGGGGCCGTGTTCTGTTCTTCTGTAGCACTTGGGTTCTTGGCTCTCGGAAGAGCTGGGTTTGCCGTGAATCATATGGATATAGCTCCACGATATGCTGGAATCGTTATGGGAGTTTCAAACACAGCCGGTACGCTAGCTGGTATCGTTGGCGTTGAGCTTACCGGCCAACTTCTTGAAGCTGCAAAAGTTGCTAATTATGAGATCTCTAGCCCGGAAAGCTGGCGATCAGTATTTGTTATTCCGGGTCTTCTGTGTATTCTTAGTTCAGTAGTGTTCGTGCTTTTTTCAACCGGAGAAAGAATATTCGACTGA